The Lodderomyces elongisporus chromosome 6, complete sequence region TTCACCCACTTTGTACTCTGGATCATCAGATGAATATGATTCTTCTTGTATTGGCGACGACTCCATAATTGGCGTATTAGTAAACATTGAACGCGTTCTTACAGCTCTTTGAGGCAACAACTGTGAAGTAGAGGACAAAGGGATCTGTCGGTGTTGGGTTGATGGCGCTGAAGGCGTTGACGGCATAGAACGCTTTTGCCTCTTTTCGGCATTACTGAGAACTACTTTGTCCAGGAAAAACGGAGCCAGTTTGAATCGATCCTCGACATTATCCCGGCTATACCTTTGCGATGATATCTTTTCAGCCACGCGGTATGTGTGGcgaggatgaggatgagaATTTGGGTTTGAATGTAAGTTTGAATTTGGAAATGAAGGAAGTGATAGTGTTCTAGTTGCTTTAGCAGCTGGTGTATATGCAGATGTAGAAAATGATGCAGGTAATGGTGTTTGCGAATGTGCCATTTTTTCGTAAGGTCGTTTGCGTTCTTCACGTCGTGTTTTATAGCTCGGTTGTATAGGATGCTCTGGgcgcagcagcagcagcagaagtGGTTGTTGTGTATACGGTTGCGCTGCATTTTTTACGACATGACCTTCAATTGTGTGTAGTTTTAAACGAATCTCTAATGTcaatgatggtgatggtgatgatgatgacgacgatgatTTTGTGgaagaggaaaataaagcactctttttatttccaaaAAGTACGTTCGCTGACATGTTTTGACACACTCTACCTGGTATGAGGCATGAGTCTTCACTTGTAAGTAGCGCAGATAGTACACCATTGCTTACAAACGGTTCTTCTGGCTGCTCTGTGATGTCCTTGTAGTATACTGCGTAATCTTCAGAGTGAAGTTTGAAATTTTCGGGATTACCTTGTAAAAGTTGTTGTATACATGTTTTCAATTCGATAGCACCCAAGGTAATCATTTCAGGTTCTTCTGATAACAGTGACTGCAACGGCACATCCACGGTTTGTACAGAAAATTGTTGCGACGACCGGCACAAATATGTTGTTTGGgtgctgttgttgaatGAGTAGAGAATTTTAATCTGCATCAGCTTCAAGCTGTCCTGCTCAGTGGTCATGATGAAGTCTTTCtctgtatatatttgtatatacaaatacgtgtgtgtgtgtgtgtaacGTGTGTAACGTGTGTAACGTGTCTCTTTAGCTTCTCTCGAGTGGAAAGCTTACGTGATGCAATATTGTAATATTTCAAACGGTAATTGAGGTCTCTTGCTGGCTATAGGTTGATGAAACTCAGGTGAACGATGTTTGCCACGAAGTTTGTCTGTTCTTGAGTTTTGATGATAGTATTACTCATACAAGGTAAGAAACAGATGAGATTATTGCAAAGAACTAGTTCTTAtttccaactttttttttcccttttcttaattttcttttcctttctgtTTTACTTTCTAGAATACTGAAATTTTGAATATTTAAACTATAAGATTATATGATGTTTGCTGTGTTTTGTGTACTATTGTGTGCGTGCGAGTTTTGAGCGTGGCAAGCTTGTGGTTAGTTTAAATTTACGTGatgaaatcaaaacaaCGCGAAACTTGGCGCGAATAAGTTCCGTCTCTATCTCTCTTTGtctcattttcttcttctttatttttttttttttcatttatatatatttttttaatttgcaATTCACGAGTCTGTGtaacaaaacaaaggagctaccaccaccattaccagCGCCAACCCTTTGGCAAATTGACAATTTGGCATTATGGCACTTTCCGCTACCAGcatcctttcttttcctttcctttcctttaattttttaattttaatttatttttatttcactCTCTATAATACATTATATACAaaattcaaacaaaaaatgaaaataaagaacaaataaTAGGAAAATCTCTTCTCATATTTTGTACAAGTCAGAGACCCGATGGCATTAAGTTAGGTTACATCGGAGCTTAGTGATAGCGTTCAAATGAATAGCTTACTCAGTCAAATGTTCTCTATTTCTTCACCACCCTATTCACCTATTCACCTAAGTTTTCTATATACATAATAAAGGTTAGCTACTACACAAATTTgtctaaaaaaaacatgGTCTAGTCTAATCCAATAATCTCTTTAATCTGTTTTATATTGACCAGTGCCAATTCACGTGCTTGGTCGCGTCCGGTTTTGCACACCTCATCCAAGtaatctttattttgtaaCAAGTCATTGTATAATTGTCTCTTGTCGCTGAACTCGTTTACAATCAAGTCTGCCACATAATCTTTTAGAGACTTGTGATCCTTACAATGTTGCACATCGGCTGTGGCTTCAGCAATAGTCTTATCACTCAAACCTGATACAATATTTAAAAGATTTGATATACCTGGTCTATTCACTGGGTCATAAGTCCATTCGCCTTGTATAGAGTCGGTGACGGCTTTCTTGATCTTGCGTTGAATGTCCTCAGGAGAATCTGTAACGTATACACAACCGGCTTGAACTGGGTCGGATTTGgacatcttcttctccGGGTTCTTAAGACTAAGAATCTTTTTCGCTGGTGTTAATAGGGTCTTGGGGATGGGAAAATATTCTTTGCCGTATGTGCTGTTGAATCTGGTGGCAATATCACGGCATAATTCCAAATGTTGTGATTGATCATCACCCACTGGTACATGTGTAGATTTGAATAATAGAATATCCGCTGCCTGTAGAGCAGGATAACAGAAAAGTCCAGCTTTTGTCGCTTCAACCGTGGCATCGTCTAACACATTGCTATGTTGTGTCAGTTGTGCCTTGGACTTCCATTGCGTCATACGATTCAATTGACCCATACTCGTCATACATGTCAAATACCAGTTGAGCTCCAGATGCTCTGGTACTGCAGATtggaaatacaaaatacatTTGTCAATATTCAAACCACTGGCCAAGAGGCTTGCAATTGCCTCGTACCGATGACTTCTCAAGTTTTGGCTAGGTTGATGAATCGTGAATGCATGAAGGTCAGCTACTCCAAAAATGAACTTGCTGTCAGCATTGGAATCAGAAAGTGTTCTCCAGCTCTTTACCGCGCCCAAATAGTTCCCCAAATGGATTTTCCCCGTAGGCTGGATCATGGAGAATACCCGAGATCCAGCAGGTAAATGTTCATAGGTGCCTGTTTCTTGTATTGCTGGTGTTTTGGAGGATGAAGACACACATCTCAATGAATCTATCTTTCTCGCAACTTGTGCAGTTGATATCGCATTCACATTGTAAACAGATTGCACAAATCGCACAGCTCTTGAAGCTGTCGATGATGTTTTTATAGTATGTCTAGATAGCATCAGTGTTTGCTGACTATTATGTGGAGCTCACAAGCTAATTTTCATTCAGTCAAATTTAAATGGGATGGAACGTTTTAACGCGCACTGAGGAATCAACTCTAACCAATTGTTTAAGTGCcccagaaaagaaaaagcataCACCAATCCGTACATCTATAATTCTGTAAAAGTATAGAGCTACAGACCATTTATTCTCCTTGTAAAATCAAGGTAAAACTTTGAGatttttcttctacttttttttttaattcttctttattctttagccttcttttttttttgtaaaagaaaaaactcAAATGGAGAATTTGAGTTGGTGATATTGATTCTCATTCCAAGCCCTCTTGTTTCGTTAATTGTAAATTCTataaaaaatgcaaaatacaaaaatacGATATCAAAAAATGATATTCATTACAAAAAATCCTCTGCTATTGGTCAAATAATTACTGATGGATAAAACACGGATTTATATGAATGCACATGAATACACACGGATATACACAGACAAACACACATAAATAAGTACATGGCccattttctctctctttataTTGTTTCTACTAGtcaagaaaataaataaataaatgagtAAATGAGTAAATGAGTAAATGAGTAAATGAGTAAATGAGTAAATGAGTAAATGAGTAAACCAACAGAAAACCCAGCCATTCTATCACCTTATGCGCTTGATGAATGTCTCTTACTTATTTGACATTTTGCGTCTGCATTGTGTGCTTTTTTGGATTTCCAACAGATTCACTCTGCTCATCTGCAAAAGCACTATTTGCATTTCCGTTTGCATTGTCCATCAAAAACccaccaacaacattatCAATCTGTATTCCATTTTTTGTAAGTCTCTTTTCCAACTTCAACCGCTGCAACTCTCTCCATCTATTAAGCTTTGAATATTCGTGCAACTTGAAACCAAACACTCTTGGAACATATGTTTCCTTCAGATGGATAGGGATCATGTTGGGgaagttttggaaaaacatTGCAGGGAAGGATGTTCCAAAGTAAGCACCATCAATCACAGAATGACGTCCTGATTTGGGGTTATACAAATCTTCGCATTTTGAACAATACAATTTGACGCTAGCCATCCGCGGCTGGTCATTCAAGCCAATAGGGAGAAGGGGGTTTAGTTGGCAGTGTACACGGGGACAGTATCCAAAATCGCCGTTTCTAAACTTTTCAAACATTTTGTTCAAGCCTCGAGTAGTAAGGATATATCTTGCATGGATAAGCCCGTACAATATACGAGCGTTGTGTTCTAGCGTGTCTCGGTGTTCTTCTGGCTGCGAATCTATGTCGATGACATCTGTAATGATATCTATCAATGTTGGTAATTTCGACACTTCTTGATTTAGGCCTGTCAAGTTGAAGCGATCGCGTATGTATTCATCATCGATGTCACAAAAGTATTCATTCCCCTTGATCCCTAAAAACGAATCAATCCAATATTCTGTGAAATCCGAACTCGAATCTGTTACGTATTCTTCGTTAGCCATTATtttgtgatgatgatgattatgaTTATGAAGGTCCTTGTGTATTCGTTAATGCGAATCTGTGACTATGTGCGTAATTGCTTATACTGCTAAAGGTGAGGACTacgctgctgttgctgctgttgttgttgctaatgatgatgatgatgatgacgaacGAAAGATCTAGAATAGAATTGCAATCCAATATACAACACCAGCTTTTAAGTTTCCAAAACAACTCAAAGTTATTGATAATCAAAATACAAGGTATAGTTCAATAgcgagaaataaaaatctGAGATAATTATACTTGTAATTATACTCGTGTGTGAAGTGGTCTTGCTGATATCGTTATCTCAAATAGATATGTCTCCTCCCTACTGGCTccctgttttttttttttttttttttttctctttctttttctattctcgttttcttttactctTCTTTTACTCTTCCTTTAATTCATTCTTTGTATTTCCCCCCCTTTTCTGTCTGATAGATATTGATTTTCCGCGAGAAAGGATCGCTTGCATTAAGAGTTTATAATCTAAATAACTTTGTTTACTCTATTTACATTGATTATATTGTTTCACACTTTCGAGACAAATCAATTTTGGAACTTTTCGtcaaattaataaaaagtGGATGAGTTCAACTACTAAATAGAAACCACCTCCCCCCCGCTCCTCctaaaaagataaaaaaagatgaaataCTTGCTTTTACCTCATTTGTTTCACAGTGGAGAAATACACTGTTTAGATGTCAATCTGGACAATACTAAACTTGTTACAGGTGGTAAAGATCACAACATCAGTATATGGAACTTACAGGAATTGCTTGCTGTGGCCAATCTACATAAAGAAGATCCTGCGAAATTAGGCTTGGACAAACTGATACGCAATATTAAACCTTATCAAGAGATTACTTGCCACAATCTGACCGTGTGTGTTCTTCGCTGGCTACCAAATTCCAGTAAtaaatttatttcttcttcagtgGATGGATCCATATATTATCACGAATTCAAGAACAATGAtggtaacaaaaaaccTTTTACCACAAAGATTTACCCATTTGAAAAGGTGTTGAATGCAATACCAAGGCCAGAACTGGTGTCAAAGTCCTTGGTTGACTTAACTGTTTCCAAAGATGGAAGACTAGTGGCTTGGAGTACGTTGGATAAAAAGATCTTTGTTTACGACATTGAAAAAAGCACATTCCAAGAATTATATGCTTCAAGTCTGGAGGGCGAGGAGAGTGCAGTTGTGCAACGCAGCTTGGCTTTCAACAATGTTTGCAATTATCTAGTTTCAATAGGAGATGATACCCAAATCAATGTTTTCCAATACATTTATGACCCCACTTCAACATTATACAAGTTTAGACTAATTAATCGAATCACCAAATTGCTCAATAAAAATCCGTTGAACGCAAGATACAAAAGAATATCCTGGTCACCAAATGGCGAACTCGTCACTGTTCCTACTGCGAATAAGAATCTGACGTCTCTTATCACATTGTTATCTTCACAAGATTGGAATGCAAAGGAAAGCTTGGTAGGGCATGACTTGAGCTGCGAGGTTGTCAAATTTAGTCCATGCTtgtattctgaacttgaaaatgaaatgaataACATTTTCAATGTCGTTGCTTCAGCAGGTTCGGATAAAACTTTGGCGTTGTGGAACTCGTCGAAACAAACTCCAATTACAGTGCTCACTGATTTGGTTGATGGGCAAATCTACGATATTGCATGGGCAatttccaaaacaaaaaagaaagaagaggttTCTGAGACAAATGAAACGATAAACAGCACTGGGAATAACAGTTTGCTATTTTGTTCATCACTGGGCAATTTGGgtattctctcttttgatGCAAATGAATTGGGCTACGAAATATCTAACCAGACGTTAGACCAGCTAAAGAAATTACAAGAAGAGCTGGTAAAACCAATGTCATATAGATATGACTACGAGTCGAATGGTAATCGTAAACCCTCAGCTATAGAATACATCGATCAAAAAGATGCCATAGATCCTTATGCGGAGATTCTCAATAAAGACATTAGGGACCTTAGAGACAATAGGGACAGTAGGGATGGAAATAAAGATGGTAAGGACGAAGCCATTGACAATGCTGAGCAgcgaaagaaaaaaggctCCATTATTCCAGAGGTGATTGACGCTCCTAATCCAATCAAGgcatcaccaccactaacTTTGCATAATAAGCAGAGTTTATCGAAAGAGAACaccacacaaacacaaccagaGATACAGGCACAAACAGCACCAACGAAGCCAACCGCGAATATTGCTACAAGCACCGTTGTCGCTACCGACGCCAATGTCGATGCCGATGCAAACTTAAACGCAAATGCAAATTCAAccgcaaaaaaaacactttcAGCCAGAACTACAAACACATCCGCACACACAAACGGACCTGATATTTCTAAAACACAAAAAGTATCGACAAAAAACGGTAAGCGACGGATTCAGCCTACTTTACTTTCTAATGGAAACTCTACAAATACAGAAATCATTAGAAGTAGTGCACCTGATGTTAAGCAACAGACAAACTCAGCAATGGAATTTGATAAGCCATCATTTTCTGTATCTGATCGATTTGCAAGGGCAAAACGAACCAGAAGCGAAGAGAATGGCGAGGCCGAGCGAGGAAGCTCTACAACTAAAAAACCCAAAAGAGAGTTGGAACCGGTCAAATTCATAGGTTCAGTGATTGTAAACCCCAACACTACGTTTTCCAAGATACGACTAGCAACACCCAAGGTGCGAATGGGATTCCAAGTTTGCAGTAAAAAGGATGAGCTGTTTGTTTTGGATGTCAAAAATGGCTCTGGCAATGAAACCAAGCCTTCGCGAATCACTTATCTTCGAAACGAAAAGGAAGTTTGGTGTGACTTTATACCTAAATTTGTCCAATTAGCTTGTGAAGGTGAAACCTTTTGGGTGATAGCAACAGTTGACGGACAATTATTATCATACTCGAGATTATCAGGTAAGAAACTATTGCCGACGATTGTTTTAGGATCTCCAGTTTCGTTTTTGGAAAGCCATAGCAACTATTTAATGGCAACCACAAGCATTGGTGAACTATATGTATGGGATATGCTTCGAAAGAAATGTGAATTAACTTGTTCTATCACGTCACTTTTGGAGCTCGGAACCAAATTTCAAGATGACGGGCTTCTAAAGTCTGATAGCATTACCATGTGCTCAATCACTTCCAAGGGTATTCCATTGGTTACGTTGTCAAATGGAATGGGCTATCTTTACAATAAGGATTTAGAGGCTTGGCTAGTAATCTCCGAGTCATGGTGGTCATTTGGTTCATACTATTGGGATAGTGTTGAGGATGAGCGGGAGAAATCGTTGCAAACGATGAATATGTTCAATAACAAAGAAGAATCGATTATAGAGCTTTTGGAGCATAAGACAAATATCGAAATCATTAGAAAGACAAGAAcaggaagaggaaaataTTTCAACAAAATGGCCAAGAATATGATTATGAAAGAGGGATTCGAAAGTTTAGAGAACACCATTTCGGTAAGTCATTTGGAAAACCGGATTCTTTGCTGTGAACTTCTTGGTGAACACAAGGATTTTCACAATTACTTTAAAATCTATGTACAACGTATTTGCGAGTTGGgtcaaaaagtaaaattaTATGAAGTTTGTGATGAGTTGTTGGGACCCGATGTTCAAGCATCTAAACAAGACTTTtcacaaaaaaatgattGGAAACCTACAATTTGTGGCTTTGACAAGAGAGAGCTTCTTAAAGAAGTCATTGTGTTGTGTTCCCAGTTTAGAGATGCACAACGAGTCTTGCTTCATTTTGCTAAAAAGATTAATCTAGTTGGTGACAGCTCGGAAGTTGAACTACCGAAAGTATAAAAAAGTCTCGATTCCGTATAGATCATAAGATGTAGTTTcaaattcatcatcaaagaCTTATGATGTACAACTGAAAGTACATAGCTTATAATTTATGAGTATTTGAATTGTCCCATTTCTTAGTTCCCAATACACCATCTATTTTTCCTTGTTGATTGCGTGCAAGATCTTTTGCGCCTGCCATATACTCAACGAATCCGTCAggtccacaaacaattgcCAACGCTGCAGGttgtttcttctccttctttgtCACTTGGGCCTGCTCCAATGCCGAGGTATACCGCTCGCCTCGTTCCTCTGCTGATTGAATAAGTTTTTCCTTAAGCCCCGGTTCGATTTTCTGCTCTTTCTCCTCGTCGCCCATAATTTGAAGTTTCACATTAAGTGCTTCCTCAGGAGTCAAATTAGAGGTGGATTGCTCCAACCTTTTTGGTGAATAATAGTTTGGCGGAGTCGGTGGTAAAACTGTTTTGGGGttgagttttgtttttcgtTGATTATCGTAATGACATTCAAAATCAATCCGGTCTAGCTTGTCCAAAAATAACAAGAATCTAGTTAATATACCCAATTCACCAGGTTTTTGTGCAAAGTAATGCAAATTAACATGTCCCAAATACGGATTTTCCGAAAAGAGGACTTGTAATATTGGTGCAATACCCGTGCCTCCAGCATAAAATGTCAAGTTGTCCATTGGTGGAAACTTCCGATCCCTCAAGAGCGAGTCAATAAGGTTATCAGGCTCAACTTTTGAGGGTAAATCCTTAAAAATGGGACGTTCATGTACAGTTTTCAATGGATGATATGGGAATCTATATTCAATGTTTGGCCCACGTAATTCTAACTCATCGCCAATTTCTTTACTAGTAATGTATCTCGATACTTCACCTTGAGGGTACCTTTTGATGTAAAAACACATTGTTCCGTTCCGTGAAAGATCGTCGGTTGCGGggttgaaaatttttaacaATGGCGCCTTTTCCCCCGAGCGAGTGTATTCTGATTTCATATAGTACATTGGCAATGGAGTGTACGATCTAACGACATTGATATCGGGTTGACGTATCTCAACCGACCATATCTTGTCACCATTCCATAGTTTTTTCAGCTCTCTATTCGAGGCAAAACTATATTCCCAACGATCGTACTTGGGATGCACCTCGATTATGTAATGGTCATCatcaatcttttctttgtgcGTAATTATGAACTTGTGGAACTCATCAACATCGAGCAAGTCATTGCTCTTTTGCCCTTCGCTGTTGTCATCCAAATACCAAACTTTAACAACATACACACCCCATGCACCCACGAGGACAGTAAGAATCTTGGGAATATACCTAGTCCAGCGTGATATTTTTTTCGGCTTGTTTAAAAGGTTTAAGGAAGGGTCGTCTTTAGGTAGGTCCGGGTACTCAAATGTAAGTCTTTTATGATTGAGTTTTGGTATGTATGGTTTTCTATCTTTCTTGAGAAGACTTTGAATTCCATTAGGACTTTCATCCATGGGCGCTGGCGCTGATTTGGATGTTGTCGACTTGAATGTAAAGCTTTGCAATTCGTGATTGTGattatctttctttgttagATCAgcatttttattatttttatcaGATCCGTTATTCTTAtccttctcttcctttGGTTTTCCAGGAAACTCTGGTCCTCCACTAGTGAATCTCACTTGTGCTAAGCATGGCGCTCGTCGTAAATATCGCAGAATAACAGGTCTATAAACCGAAAGAGGCATCGCAATTCAATAATCAATGGTGGTAATGATGAGGATTAATCGTTGATGTTTCCaatatttatttctctGGGATCTAAAGATGCGTTTAGCGGGagttttctttcattttcattttcattttctttcctttattttgttttttatttcttttattttttgaccttttttttttcttttttttctctcagCTTTGATCTGGACTTGGAAAAACTGTAGCACAATCTGTGAGCATTAAGCTCCGAAACATTTACCTCCTAAAATCCACATAATTCTCTTTAtttgcaaagaaacaaataagaTCAATATACCATATTCTTGTTATACATACACCTTTTGGCAATACATTTTAATTGTCTTTAATTATCATTgtcttcaactttttatTACCTGTATAGATTGTTATGAAATTATTGCATTCAATCAAGGCCCACGATGATAAGGTATGGAGTTTAAGTTCTCATCCTACGCTCCCGTTGCTTGCCACTGCTTCAACTGATAAGTGTAGCAATATCTATCGTCTATCATGTTCAAATGCatcttcatcctcatcttcatcatcaccatcatcaccaccatcaccaccatcgtcgtcgtcgcCTCGCCGCAACTTCCCGCAGATTGCTCATTTGGAAGACACACATCGTCGATCCGTGcgttctgtttcttttaaacCGCCCATGGGCGGTGTAGACCACCAAGATTCCAATATCTTAGATCTTCCTGCATTGGCCAGTGGCTCTTTTGACTCGACGATTTCTATTTGGGGCATTGATGAGcctgatgatgataatacATATGAGATTGAAGAAATCATTGCAAACCAAAAGGAGTTTTTGGCATCACCCGGAAACGAATGGAATCTTATGGCCGTCATTGAGGGCCATGAGAATGAAATCAAAGCAGTTGACTGGAATTTCAGTGGTAGATACCTTGCCTCATGCTCTAGAGACAAGACTGTATGGATATGGGAGACTGATCCCGAGACTTTGGAAGAGTTTGAATGTGTTGCAGTTTTAACTGATCATACGCAGGATGTGAAACATGTTACATGGCACCCAACAAGAAACCTTTTAGCAAGTTCCAGTTATGACGATACTATACGAGTCTACAAGCAAGAGTTTGATGACGATGAGTGGAGTTGTGTTGGCATGATTGATGGGCATGAGGGCACTGTATGGTGCTCAAAATTTGAGAGTCCCAAAAGTCCCAAGGCAAAAGATGGTACGACACGGTTAGTTTCCGTCAGCGATGATTTGTCAGCAAGAGTTTGGGCGTCAAAAGATAACACTGGGTTTAATGGCGGCAGTGAACAACTCCAATCCCAATCACAAACACATTTACCCAGTTCGATAAGACACAATACCGAGGAAATGGTTTGGGAACAAGAATCAACTTTACCTCAAATTCATACTCATGCAATTTACTCTGTGGCTTGGTCGTCGTCAAGTGGGAAGATTGCTACTGCTGGTTCCGATGGTCGAATAGTAGTATACAAGGAAACTAATGCCGGATGGGAAGTAGAGAACATTCAGGAGTCAGCTCATGGGGTTTATGAAATAAACTGCGTTATATGGGCGAAACTTGATCTGGATCAAGAGGTGCTTATTTCGGGAGGCGATGATGGTAATGTCAACATTTGGGAAGTATAAAGAAagagcaacaaaaaaaaaaggaaaatcaATTATTCATATACATTTATAGATCTTAGACTAAAAAATCAACCCGATTAGAATAATGAACAGGGCAACGCCAATAAGGATCATTAAACAGCAAAATAATGTACCACTAGAACGTCTTTGATATCTCTGTGCACTTCGTAGTTCACTTGCAGCGTGACGTGCATTTGAACTATAATCAAAAATATTATTCTCTATGCTATCGACTTGCAATTGTTGCTCATTAATTATTGATGATAGGTTTGAAAAGATATTATTGATTTCTTGCGTATCCTGATGAATCTGATGAATCTCACGTTCTCGTTCTTGTATCAATAGTGTTTGTTGTTCCAATTCTTCGGCATTTACGGGCTCATATGTTATTTGCacctgctgctgctgttgttgttgttgctgttctcCAAATTCCTGCT contains the following coding sequences:
- the MSW1 gene encoding Tryptophan--tRNA ligase, mitochondrial; amino-acid sequence: MLSRHTIKTSSTASRAVRFVQSVYNVNAISTAQVARKIDSLRCVSSSSKTPAIQETGTYEHLPAGSRVFSMIQPTGKIHLGNYLGAVKSWRTLSDSNADSKFIFGVADLHAFTIHQPSQNLRSHRYEAIASLLASGLNIDKCILYFQSAVPEHSELNWYLTCMTSMGQLNRMTQWKSKAQSTQHSNVLDDATVEATKAGLFCYPALQAADILLFKSTHVPVGDDQSQHLELCRDIATRFNSTYGKEYFPIPKTLLTPAKKILSLKNPEKKMSKSDPVQAGCVYVTDSPEDIQRKIKKAVTDSIQGEWTYDPVNRPGISNLLNIVSGLSDKTIAEATADVQHCKDHKSLKDYVADLIVNEFSDKRQLYNDLLQNKDYLDEVCKTGRDQARELASVNIKQIKEIIGLD
- the CKB2 gene encoding casein kinase 2 regulatory subunit → MANEEYVTDSSSDFTEYWIDSFLGIKGNEYFCDIDDEYIRDRFNLTGLNQEVSKLPTLIDIITDVIDIDSQPEEHRDTLEHNARILYGLIHARYILTTRGLNKMFEKFRNGDFGYCPRVHCQLNPLLPIGLNDQPRMASVKLYCSKCEDLYNPKSGRHSVIDGAYFGTSFPAMFFQNFPNMIPIHSKETYVPRVFGFKLHEYSKLNRWRELQRLKLEKRLTKNGIQIDNVVGGFLMDNANGNANSAFADEQSESVGNPKKHTMQTQNVK
- the HIR2 gene encoding Protein hir2 gives rise to the protein MKYLLLPHLFHSGEIHCLDVNSDNTKLVTGGKDHNISIWNLQELLAVANLHKEDPAKLGLDKSIRNIKPYQEITCHNSTVCVLRWLPNSSNKFISSSVDGSIYYHEFKNNDGNKKPFTTKIYPFEKVLNAIPRPESVSKSLVDLTVSKDGRLVAWSTLDKKIFVYDIEKSTFQELYASSSEGEESAVVQRSLAFNNVCNYLVSIGDDTQINVFQYIYDPTSTLYKFRLINRITKLLNKNPLNARYKRISWSPNGELVTVPTANKNSTSLITLLSSQDWNAKESLVGHDLSCEVVKFSPCLYSELENEMNNIFNVVASAGSDKTLALWNSSKQTPITVLTDLVDGQIYDIAWAISKTKKKEEVSETNETINSTGNNSLLFCSSSGNLGILSFDANELGYEISNQTLDQLKKLQEESVKPMSYRYDYESNGNRKPSAIEYIDQKDAIDPYAEILNKDIRDLRDNRDSRDGNKDGKDEAIDNAEQRKKKGSIIPEVIDAPNPIKASPPLTLHNKQSLSKENTTQTQPEIQAQTAPTKPTANIATSTVVATDANVDADANLNANANSTAKKTLSARTTNTSAHTNGPDISKTQKVSTKNGKRRIQPTLLSNGNSTNTEIIRSSAPDVKQQTNSAMEFDKPSFSVSDRFARAKRTRSEENGEAERGSSTTKKPKRELEPVKFIGSVIVNPNTTFSKIRLATPKVRMGFQVCSKKDESFVLDVKNGSGNETKPSRITYLRNEKEVWCDFIPKFVQLACEGETFWVIATVDGQLLSYSRLSGKKLLPTIVLGSPVSFLESHSNYLMATTSIGELYVWDMLRKKCELTCSITSLLELGTKFQDDGLLKSDSITMCSITSKGIPLVTLSNGMGYLYNKDLEAWLVISESWWSFGSYYWDSVEDEREKSLQTMNMFNNKEESIIELLEHKTNIEIIRKTRTGRGKYFNKMAKNMIMKEGFESLENTISVSHLENRILCCELLGEHKDFHNYFKIYVQRICELGQKVKLYEVCDELLGPDVQASKQDFSQKNDWKPTICGFDKRELLKEVIVLCSQFRDAQRVLLHFAKKINLVGDSSEVELPKV
- the CYC2 gene encoding mitochondrial peripheral inner membrane protein; translation: MPLSVYRPVISRYLRRAPCLAQVRFTSGGPEFPGKPKEEKDKNNGSDKNNKNADLTKKDNHNHELQSFTFKSTTSKSAPAPMDESPNGIQSLLKKDRKPYIPKLNHKRLTFEYPDLPKDDPSLNLLNKPKKISRWTRYIPKILTVLVGAWGVYVVKVWYLDDNSEGQKSNDLLDVDEFHKFIITHKEKIDDDHYIIEVHPKYDRWEYSFASNRESKKLWNGDKIWSVEIRQPDINVVRSYTPLPMYYMKSEYTRSGEKAPLLKIFNPATDDLSRNGTMCFYIKRYPQGEVSRYITSKEIGDELELRGPNIEYRFPYHPLKTVHERPIFKDLPSKVEPDNLIDSLLRDRKFPPMDNLTFYAGGTGIAPILQVLFSENPYLGHVNLHYFAQKPGELGILTRFLLFLDKLDRIDFECHYDNQRKTKLNPKTVLPPTPPNYYSPKRLEQSTSNLTPEEALNVKLQIMGDEEKEQKIEPGLKEKLIQSAEERGERYTSALEQAQVTKKEKKQPAALAIVCGPDGFVEYMAGAKDLARNQQGKIDGVLGTKKWDNSNTHKL
- the CIA1 gene encoding Cytosolic iron-sulfur protein assembly protein — protein: MKLLHSIKAHDDKVWSLSSHPTLPLLATASTDKCSNIYRLSCSNASSSSSSSSPSSPPSPPSSSSPRRNFPQIAHLEDTHRRSVRSVSFKPPMGGVDHQDSNILDLPALASGSFDSTISIWGIDEPDDDNTYEIEEIIANQKEFLASPGNEWNLMAVIEGHENEIKAVDWNFSGRYLASCSRDKTVWIWETDPETLEEFECVAVLTDHTQDVKHVTWHPTRNLLASSSYDDTIRVYKQEFDDDEWSCVGMIDGHEGTVWCSKFESPKSPKAKDGTTRLVSVSDDLSARVWASKDNTGFNGGSEQLQSQSQTHLPSSIRHNTEEMVWEQESTLPQIHTHAIYSVAWSSSSGKIATAGSDGRIVVYKETNAGWEVENIQESAHGVYEINCVIWAKLDSDQEVLISGGDDGNVNIWEV